Proteins encoded within one genomic window of Paenarthrobacter sp. JL.01a:
- a CDS encoding XRE family transcriptional regulator, with the protein MQFFAYSQEMSPSSWNRDVASPSSSPATPELDVISLGRRVRHLRKQAGLTLDDLSAAVGTAPSQLSLIENGKREPKLGLLQQLAASLNVSIDQLLGAEPPSRRAALEIELERYQRGPLYESLNLPKIRISSRLPLEVLESQVGLLQELERKLNEQAATPEEARRANGELRAMMRERGNYFPEYEAEAQKVLKGVGYTTGPLSQHVIADIAENLGFSLHHVGDLPHSTRSVTDLKNRRIYLTQNQRQDHDPRSVLLQALGHYVLGHETPRNYGDFLAQRVATNYFAAALLLPEHATVEFLQKAKAAKEIAVEDIRDAFAVSYETAAHRFTNLATKHLGITTHFQKTHQSGIIYKAYENDGVTFPQDHTGAIEGQPSCKAWTSRAVFDVPDKFSAYSQYTDTPSGTYWCTARTERSASGEFSLSIGVPYQHVKWFRGRETTARATSNCPDPNCCKRPPAALADEWAGNAWPSARAHSHLLAAMPPGAFPGVDETEVYSFLEAHSGR; encoded by the coding sequence ATGCAGTTCTTCGCGTATTCTCAAGAAATGTCGCCTTCAAGCTGGAATCGAGACGTCGCGTCGCCGTCGTCGTCCCCTGCAACCCCCGAACTGGACGTCATCAGCCTCGGCCGCCGCGTGCGCCACCTGCGCAAGCAAGCCGGCCTGACGCTCGATGACCTGAGTGCCGCCGTCGGGACCGCACCAAGCCAGCTGAGCCTGATTGAAAACGGCAAGCGCGAGCCCAAACTGGGACTGCTTCAGCAGCTGGCCGCGTCCCTCAACGTGAGCATCGACCAATTGCTTGGTGCGGAACCGCCGAGCCGCCGCGCAGCCTTGGAAATCGAGCTCGAACGGTACCAGCGCGGACCCCTGTACGAGTCGCTGAACCTGCCCAAAATCCGCATCAGCTCGCGGCTTCCGCTGGAGGTTCTGGAGTCGCAGGTGGGGCTGCTTCAGGAGCTCGAACGCAAACTTAATGAGCAAGCCGCGACGCCGGAGGAAGCCCGCCGCGCGAACGGCGAGTTGCGTGCCATGATGCGCGAGCGCGGTAACTATTTCCCCGAGTATGAGGCCGAGGCGCAGAAGGTCCTGAAAGGGGTCGGCTACACTACGGGTCCGCTGAGCCAACACGTCATTGCGGACATCGCCGAGAACCTCGGTTTTTCGCTTCACCATGTGGGTGACCTGCCGCATTCCACGCGGTCTGTAACGGATTTGAAGAACCGCAGAATTTACCTGACACAGAACCAGAGGCAGGACCACGACCCCCGTTCTGTGCTGCTGCAGGCACTGGGACACTACGTCCTGGGGCACGAAACTCCGCGGAACTACGGCGACTTCCTGGCACAGCGCGTGGCAACCAACTACTTCGCGGCGGCCTTGTTGCTGCCCGAGCATGCCACAGTGGAGTTCCTGCAAAAGGCCAAAGCTGCCAAGGAAATCGCGGTGGAGGACATCCGCGATGCCTTCGCCGTGTCGTACGAAACCGCCGCGCACCGCTTCACCAACCTGGCTACCAAGCACCTGGGCATCACCACGCACTTCCAGAAGACCCACCAGTCCGGCATCATCTACAAGGCCTACGAGAACGACGGCGTGACGTTCCCGCAGGATCACACCGGGGCGATCGAGGGGCAGCCGTCGTGCAAGGCGTGGACCTCGCGGGCTGTGTTCGATGTGCCGGACAAGTTCAGCGCCTACAGCCAATACACCGATACGCCGTCCGGAACGTACTGGTGCACCGCCCGCACCGAGCGTTCGGCTTCAGGGGAGTTTTCGTTGAGCATTGGCGTGCCGTACCAGCACGTGAAGTGGTTCCGTGGCCGTGAAACCACGGCCCGGGCAACGTCGAACTGCCCGGATCCGAATTGCTGCAAGCGTCCGCCCGCGGCGTTGGCCGACGAGTGGGCCGGAAACGCGTGGCCTTCGGCCCGGGCCCACTCACACCTGCTCGCCGCGATGCCTCCGGGGGCGTTCCCCGGCGTGGACGAGACCGAGGTGTACTCCTTCCTGGAGGCCCACTCCGGGCGCTGA
- a CDS encoding TetR/AcrR family transcriptional regulator, which yields MVRKTSEAATSAGSWKWTRTAATQRNLLDAAADVFVEHGFTDASISDIVARAGSSVGSLYHHFGGKTELFLALWDDYQNEHERLVAAAVAKARKAGETEPLALFNVGSRSYFDYTWKHRDLERVFIEGDTPPGFEVLRRERGREWVRQNSVLLGTSEDTLGRLTVAVITDIITVAGHEVALSATKKAADDVVNAAAVLVARLVP from the coding sequence TTGGTCCGCAAAACCTCTGAAGCAGCAACCTCCGCGGGCTCCTGGAAGTGGACACGCACCGCGGCAACGCAGCGCAACCTGTTGGATGCCGCCGCCGACGTGTTCGTGGAACACGGCTTCACGGACGCCAGCATCTCCGACATCGTGGCCCGCGCAGGATCCAGCGTCGGCAGCCTCTACCACCACTTTGGCGGCAAGACCGAGCTCTTCCTGGCCCTCTGGGACGATTACCAAAACGAGCACGAACGCCTGGTAGCCGCCGCAGTGGCCAAGGCCCGCAAAGCCGGGGAAACCGAACCGCTGGCCCTGTTCAACGTCGGCAGCCGCAGCTACTTCGATTACACCTGGAAGCACCGTGACTTGGAGCGCGTGTTCATCGAGGGCGACACTCCCCCGGGCTTTGAGGTCCTCCGTCGTGAACGCGGCCGTGAATGGGTCCGCCAAAACTCTGTGCTGCTCGGAACCAGCGAGGACACCCTGGGACGGCTCACCGTCGCGGTGATCACGGACATCATTACGGTTGCCGGCCACGAGGTCGCCTTGAGTGCCACCAAGAAGGCGGCGGACGACGTCGTCAACGCTGCGGCAGTGCTGGTGGCGCGGCTGGTTCCCTAG
- a CDS encoding cytochrome b/b6 domain-containing protein, whose amino-acid sequence MSVSSKSSGITSNRWFKPVVVTAGALVVALIVVLVAQWLRTLQPVQQFLTDYPGHSAIPEGTPTGFPAWLGWQHFLNMFFIVLIIRSGWQVRTTSRPPAYWTRNNKGFIKTKNPPSKISLDLWFHLTLDALWVLNGIIFIVLLFATGQWLRIVPTSWDVFPNAVSAGLQYASLNWPVENGWNNYNSLQLLTYFITVFIAAPLAIITGIRMSGAWPKKAAINKFYPIELARKIHFPVMIYFVAFVIVHVTLVLATGALNNLNHMYAANNDNSWWGFGIFAASIVFTAAAWFLARPLFLRPIASLMGKVSR is encoded by the coding sequence ATGTCCGTTTCAAGCAAGTCGTCCGGGATCACGTCGAACAGGTGGTTCAAGCCCGTCGTCGTCACTGCGGGAGCTTTGGTGGTGGCCCTGATCGTGGTTCTGGTGGCTCAGTGGCTCCGAACCCTGCAGCCGGTGCAGCAGTTCCTGACGGACTACCCTGGCCACTCAGCGATCCCGGAGGGCACGCCCACTGGATTCCCGGCGTGGCTTGGCTGGCAGCACTTCCTGAACATGTTCTTCATTGTCCTGATCATTCGTTCGGGCTGGCAGGTGCGCACCACTAGCCGCCCGCCGGCGTATTGGACCAGGAACAACAAGGGTTTCATCAAGACCAAGAACCCGCCCAGCAAAATCAGCCTGGACCTTTGGTTCCACCTGACCCTGGACGCCCTGTGGGTCCTGAACGGCATCATTTTCATCGTTCTGCTCTTCGCGACCGGCCAATGGTTGAGGATCGTTCCGACCAGTTGGGACGTCTTCCCGAACGCGGTTTCGGCCGGCCTGCAGTACGCCTCGCTGAACTGGCCCGTTGAGAACGGCTGGAACAACTACAACAGCCTCCAGCTCCTGACCTACTTCATCACTGTCTTCATCGCCGCGCCGCTGGCTATCATCACAGGTATCCGGATGTCCGGTGCATGGCCAAAGAAGGCCGCCATCAACAAGTTCTACCCCATCGAGCTGGCCCGCAAGATCCACTTCCCCGTGATGATCTACTTCGTGGCGTTCGTGATCGTCCATGTGACCCTGGTGCTGGCCACGGGGGCGCTGAACAACCTGAACCACATGTACGCGGCCAACAACGACAACAGCTGGTGGGGCTTCGGAATCTTCGCGGCCTCCATCGTCTTCACAGCCGCCGCCTGGTTCCTGGCACGGCCGTTGTTCCTGCGCCCGATCGCCTCGCTGATGGGCAAGGTTTCGCGCTAG
- a CDS encoding hydroxymethylpyrimidine/phosphomethylpyrimidine kinase, with the protein MTSAVAPAIALTIAGSEATGGAGAQADLKTFQELGVFGIANLTCIVSFNPQDSWNHRFVPVDQQVIADQLEATTAAYGAASGAPSVLDTVKIGMLGSPATISTVENALSGGTFKHVVLDPVLICKGQEPGHALDTDQALKAQILPLATYVTPNHFEAESLSGLTITDEESLKAAAIRIHEISGAAVLAKGGVRLEGPDAVDVYYDGETLEVLRAPKVGEVAVSGAGCSLAAAVTAELAKGATPLEAARTAKAFVTAGIKNRVSSGAPFDALWQGGALS; encoded by the coding sequence ATGACTTCAGCCGTTGCCCCAGCCATTGCCCTGACCATCGCCGGCTCCGAAGCGACCGGTGGCGCCGGCGCGCAGGCCGACCTCAAGACCTTCCAGGAACTCGGTGTGTTCGGAATCGCGAACCTCACCTGCATCGTGTCCTTCAACCCGCAGGACAGCTGGAACCACCGTTTCGTGCCGGTGGACCAGCAGGTCATTGCGGACCAGCTGGAAGCCACGACGGCGGCATACGGTGCCGCTTCTGGCGCACCTTCGGTTCTGGACACCGTGAAGATCGGCATGCTCGGCAGCCCGGCAACCATCAGCACCGTGGAGAATGCCCTGTCCGGCGGCACGTTCAAGCACGTGGTGCTCGACCCCGTGCTGATCTGCAAGGGCCAGGAACCGGGCCATGCCCTGGACACCGACCAGGCCTTGAAGGCACAGATTCTGCCACTGGCCACGTACGTCACGCCCAACCACTTTGAAGCCGAGTCGTTGTCAGGGCTCACGATCACGGACGAGGAGTCCCTGAAGGCCGCAGCCATCCGGATCCACGAGATCAGCGGCGCAGCAGTCCTCGCCAAAGGCGGGGTGCGGCTGGAAGGACCCGACGCCGTCGACGTCTACTACGACGGCGAAACGCTGGAAGTCCTGCGCGCGCCGAAGGTTGGCGAAGTTGCGGTCTCCGGTGCCGGTTGCTCGCTTGCTGCGGCCGTGACCGCGGAGTTGGCCAAGGGCGCGACGCCCCTGGAAGCCGCCCGCACCGCCAAGGCCTTCGTCACGGCGGGCATCAAGAACCGGGTGTCCTCCGGCGCACCGTTTGACGCGCTGTGGCAGGGCGGGGCATTGAGCTAG
- a CDS encoding TAXI family TRAP transporter solute-binding subunit encodes MPDFPAISRRNAMRAAVSFGVLAAAVGCSPAEKPQELTVAGGEQGGFYLEFAALLADLLQRERIADRARALTTGGSLENIQRVLSGEATFAVALADAAAQPAASSHSEGRLVALGKVYQNYVHCIVRQDSAIRSFADLAGKTAGVGEVGSGTTLTAGRIIAAAGLAPQTAQPDKAVKQVNLGLNQAIAALADGSIDVMIQSGGVPTAPIAAAAQDIGVRLLDLSGLIPATRAQSGFFYDRVLIPANSYGNAPAVWTVGVANLLLCRSDLADHVVRQTVELMVEKAQDLVPKSSAGVQFLSPETLINTAGVPLHPAAEAAYRALHG; translated from the coding sequence ATGCCTGACTTTCCCGCGATCTCGCGGCGGAACGCCATGAGAGCCGCCGTGTCGTTCGGTGTGCTGGCAGCGGCTGTTGGCTGCTCCCCGGCGGAGAAGCCTCAAGAACTCACCGTGGCCGGCGGCGAACAGGGCGGCTTCTACCTTGAATTCGCCGCGCTCTTGGCCGACTTGCTGCAACGCGAACGCATCGCGGACAGGGCCCGGGCGTTGACCACCGGCGGCAGTCTCGAGAACATCCAGCGGGTGTTGTCCGGCGAGGCGACCTTCGCCGTCGCCCTGGCCGACGCCGCCGCCCAACCCGCCGCCAGCAGCCACAGCGAAGGACGACTGGTTGCCCTCGGCAAGGTGTACCAGAACTACGTCCACTGCATCGTGCGCCAGGACAGCGCCATCCGGTCGTTCGCGGACCTCGCCGGTAAGACCGCGGGGGTAGGCGAAGTTGGTTCGGGAACCACCCTTACGGCCGGCAGGATCATTGCCGCGGCGGGTCTTGCGCCGCAGACGGCACAGCCGGACAAGGCCGTGAAACAGGTCAACCTCGGCTTGAACCAAGCCATAGCGGCACTTGCCGACGGATCAATCGACGTCATGATCCAGTCCGGAGGCGTCCCGACGGCGCCCATCGCCGCTGCTGCCCAGGACATCGGCGTGCGGCTTCTTGATTTGTCCGGGCTCATTCCGGCAACGCGGGCGCAGTCCGGGTTCTTCTACGACCGCGTCCTCATTCCAGCCAACAGCTACGGCAACGCTCCTGCGGTGTGGACCGTGGGCGTCGCCAACCTGCTCCTGTGCCGCAGCGACTTGGCAGACCACGTTGTTCGGCAGACCGTGGAGCTCATGGTGGAAAAGGCCCAGGACCTGGTGCCGAAGTCGAGCGCAGGAGTTCAGTTCCTCAGCCCGGAGACGCTGATCAACACCGCTGGAGTGCCCTTGCATCCGGCTGCCGAGGCCGCTTACCGGGCCTTGCACGGCTAG
- a CDS encoding sensor histidine kinase: MKLRVLGILSLLVVIIVVTVSSVILTSASRELTQELQINRVAALNRFAQLATDALEDNNTTQLQREMNRYTELYGEGILIHMQGQTLHSGELRDDQPQVRDALGRASLNLSDTTLDPVRAFGTGNQTISRSFGTASQVLGEVVLEVNLDVARQKLRERWLVVGVAAVALGALLLLAAARITGWVLRPVQRLSKAVHELQATGTTTQLPEAGPPELRELSRSFTTMANTVSQSMESQRRLIADTSHQLRNPVGALRLRIDLLQLALRSEPEKAAAAEVVAELERVEGMLDGVLKLATAEHRASAGAAHADQESQNQRLSVIDPFPILQGEVERASPAAAQTGATIGLSQPPRPITIACNPEELAHMVGELLANAIKYAPAAHIEVATEPAQGGTAVVISDDGPGLPADQRAVSTSRFWRAPQHSSIPGNGLGMTIVERLAEANGARLVLEDSKPHGLTVRLEFGGPREGSDA; the protein is encoded by the coding sequence GTGAAACTCCGGGTCCTGGGCATCCTGAGCCTGTTGGTGGTGATCATCGTGGTGACGGTATCCAGCGTGATCCTGACATCGGCCAGCCGCGAGCTCACCCAGGAGCTGCAAATCAACCGTGTCGCCGCCCTGAACCGCTTCGCGCAGCTGGCAACTGACGCCCTGGAGGACAACAACACCACCCAACTCCAACGTGAAATGAACCGCTACACCGAGCTGTATGGCGAAGGAATCCTGATCCATATGCAAGGCCAAACCCTCCATTCAGGGGAACTTCGCGATGACCAGCCACAGGTCCGGGACGCGCTCGGCCGGGCAAGCCTGAACCTCAGCGACACCACGTTGGATCCCGTTCGCGCCTTCGGGACAGGCAACCAAACCATCTCCCGTTCCTTCGGCACGGCCAGCCAGGTCCTCGGCGAGGTGGTGCTGGAAGTGAACCTCGACGTCGCCCGCCAGAAGTTGCGGGAGCGGTGGCTCGTCGTCGGGGTGGCCGCCGTGGCGCTTGGCGCGCTGCTCCTGCTGGCCGCTGCCCGTATCACCGGCTGGGTTTTGCGACCGGTCCAGCGCCTTAGCAAGGCCGTCCATGAGCTTCAAGCCACCGGCACAACCACCCAACTGCCTGAAGCCGGGCCGCCTGAACTGCGCGAACTCAGCCGCTCCTTCACCACCATGGCCAACACAGTGAGCCAGAGCATGGAATCGCAGCGCCGCCTCATCGCGGACACCTCGCACCAGCTCCGCAACCCGGTCGGGGCCTTGCGTTTGAGGATCGATCTGCTGCAGCTGGCGCTCCGTTCCGAACCGGAGAAGGCCGCCGCTGCCGAGGTCGTGGCCGAGCTTGAGCGGGTGGAAGGAATGCTCGACGGCGTGCTGAAGCTGGCGACCGCGGAACATCGCGCCTCCGCAGGGGCTGCCCACGCCGATCAGGAGTCTCAAAACCAGCGCCTTTCGGTGATCGACCCCTTTCCCATCCTGCAAGGAGAAGTGGAACGGGCATCCCCCGCGGCCGCTCAGACAGGCGCCACAATCGGGCTCAGCCAGCCGCCACGGCCAATCACCATCGCATGCAACCCGGAGGAACTCGCGCATATGGTCGGTGAGCTCCTGGCCAACGCCATCAAATACGCCCCCGCCGCCCACATCGAAGTGGCGACCGAACCCGCCCAAGGAGGCACCGCCGTCGTGATTTCCGACGACGGTCCCGGCCTCCCAGCCGATCAGCGTGCCGTGTCCACCAGCCGGTTCTGGCGGGCGCCCCAACACAGCAGCATCCCCGGCAACGGCCTGGGGATGACGATCGTGGAAAGGCTGGCGGAAGCGAATGGGGCGAGGTTGGTGCTGGAAGACAGCAAGCCACACGGATTGACGGTTCGCTTGGAATTCGGGGGCCCAAGGGAGGGTTCCGATGCCTGA
- a CDS encoding response regulator transcription factor, with product MHVLIVEDDDAMASALSAAVASAGHKHTRVSRGEDALLAHRQHEVILLDLGLPDLDGLDVLRKLRQVTQIPILILTARDDERSVVLGLRSGADDYLVKPVKLVELLARIEAVTRRSNRAGQAAPHTIVLGELEVDLDRRVASIGKRELPLTATEFDLLSLLVRHAGSVVTREQILDALWGDAFLAHSRSMDVHLTGLRSKLKMPGFIINVRGVGYRVEQP from the coding sequence GTGCACGTGCTCATCGTCGAGGATGACGACGCCATGGCCTCAGCTTTGAGCGCCGCCGTCGCCTCCGCCGGGCACAAGCACACCCGGGTTTCCCGGGGCGAGGACGCACTCCTGGCACACCGGCAGCATGAGGTTATCCTGCTGGACCTGGGCCTGCCGGATCTGGACGGCCTGGACGTCCTCAGGAAGCTGCGCCAAGTCACCCAGATCCCCATCTTGATCCTGACGGCCCGCGACGACGAACGCAGCGTGGTCCTTGGCCTCCGCTCAGGCGCCGACGACTACCTGGTCAAACCCGTAAAACTCGTCGAACTCCTTGCCCGCATCGAGGCCGTCACCCGCCGGAGCAACCGCGCCGGGCAAGCAGCGCCACACACGATCGTCCTGGGCGAACTGGAGGTGGACCTCGACCGCCGTGTTGCCTCGATCGGCAAAAGGGAACTCCCCCTCACGGCGACGGAGTTCGACCTCCTGAGCCTCCTCGTCAGGCATGCGGGCTCCGTGGTGACCCGCGAACAGATCCTCGACGCACTCTGGGGCGATGCCTTCCTGGCCCATTCCCGTTCAATGGACGTGCACCTGACGGGCCTCAGATCCAAGCTCAAGATGCCGGGGTTCATCATCAATGTCCGGGGCGTCGGCTACCGCGTCGAGCAGCCGTGA
- a CDS encoding MFS transporter, giving the protein MSTQQAAPLSEAAQTRKAVSNILKGSAGNLVEWFDLYVYTVFAAYFQSHFFNSSDDLQAGLEAMAVFSTSFLMRPIGSWFFGRYADRKGRKAALTLSVTLMSAGSFAIAILPTQDVIGLWALILLVFIRVLQGFSVGGEYGTSATYMSEAATAKRRGFFSSFQYVTLVGGQMLALLVLVILQNTMTKEALTEWGWRIPFAIGGVAALVVLWLRRSMEETVSADQIRAAHVKVAGEAQPGTMKLLFTKHWKPLLICIGITLGGTVAFYTYTNFILKFMNDTSGIAKTDTSVINFWALFIFMLLQPVYGLISDKIGRKPLLVWFGVTGVLFTWPLLSTLAGTKDPFVAFLLMMGGLLMVGGYTSINALVKAELFPASIRALGVGLGYAIANSLFGGTVPLIGAALQKAGQEDLFFTYVTAAIFISLLVYVFALKNKKATHLDTEQGHAWKGRGDDKKDLIDA; this is encoded by the coding sequence ATGAGCACCCAACAAGCTGCACCTCTGAGCGAAGCCGCCCAGACCCGCAAGGCAGTGAGCAACATCCTCAAGGGCTCCGCGGGCAACCTCGTGGAATGGTTCGACCTCTACGTCTACACAGTGTTTGCGGCGTATTTCCAGTCGCACTTCTTCAACTCCTCCGACGATCTCCAGGCCGGCCTTGAAGCGATGGCCGTCTTCTCGACGTCGTTCCTTATGCGTCCGATCGGCAGCTGGTTCTTCGGCCGTTACGCAGACCGGAAGGGCCGCAAGGCCGCGTTGACCTTGAGCGTGACCCTCATGTCGGCTGGTTCGTTCGCCATCGCGATCCTCCCAACACAGGATGTCATCGGCCTGTGGGCGCTCATTCTGCTGGTCTTCATCCGCGTGCTCCAAGGCTTCTCGGTCGGCGGCGAGTACGGCACCAGCGCGACGTACATGTCCGAGGCGGCGACGGCCAAGCGCCGCGGCTTCTTCTCGAGCTTCCAGTACGTGACGCTCGTGGGCGGCCAGATGCTGGCGCTCCTGGTGCTCGTGATCCTGCAGAACACCATGACCAAGGAAGCCCTGACTGAATGGGGCTGGCGTATCCCGTTCGCCATTGGCGGCGTGGCAGCGCTTGTAGTGCTTTGGCTTCGCCGTTCCATGGAAGAAACGGTCTCCGCTGACCAGATCCGCGCGGCACACGTCAAGGTTGCAGGGGAAGCACAGCCCGGCACCATGAAGCTCCTGTTCACCAAGCACTGGAAGCCGTTGCTGATCTGCATCGGCATCACCCTTGGCGGCACGGTGGCGTTCTACACCTACACCAACTTCATCCTGAAGTTCATGAACGATACCTCCGGCATCGCCAAGACGGACACTTCGGTGATCAACTTCTGGGCCCTCTTCATCTTCATGCTGCTCCAGCCGGTGTATGGCTTGATCTCGGACAAGATCGGCCGCAAGCCGTTGCTCGTATGGTTCGGTGTGACCGGCGTGCTGTTCACCTGGCCGCTGCTCTCCACGCTTGCAGGCACCAAGGATCCCTTCGTTGCCTTCCTGCTCATGATGGGTGGTCTGCTGATGGTGGGTGGTTACACCTCCATCAATGCCCTGGTGAAGGCCGAACTGTTCCCGGCTTCCATCCGCGCTCTCGGCGTCGGCCTGGGCTACGCAATCGCCAACTCGCTCTTCGGTGGCACGGTTCCGCTCATTGGTGCAGCGCTGCAGAAGGCCGGCCAGGAGGACCTGTTCTTCACCTACGTCACGGCAGCAATCTTCATCTCGCTGTTGGTCTACGTCTTCGCCCTGAAGAACAAGAAGGCCACGCACCTGGATACTGAGCAGGGCCACGCCTGGAAGGGCCGGGGCGATGACAAGAAGGATCTGATCGACGCCTGA